Below is a window of Plasmodium sp. gorilla clade G2 genome assembly, chromosome: 14 DNA.
TGATCTTTATTCATCTACTGATTCAAATGAAGGGGATCTACATCCTTCGTCTGACGTTATAACTGAAAGAATTGATGAGAATGATCAAGACAGTGaagataaacatatattGGTTGAGAGAGAAAATTCGAAATCTTCTGTACATGATAGTGAAAATTCGAAATCTTCTGTACATGATAGTGAAAATTCGAAATCTTCTGTACATGATAGTAAAAGTTCAGAATCTTCTGTACACGATAGTAAAAGTTCAGAATCTTCTGTACATGATAGTAAAAGTTCAGAATCTTCTGTACATGATAGTAAAAGTTCAGAATCTTCTGTACATGATAGTAAAAGTTCAGAATCTTCTGTACATGATAGTAAACGTTCAGAATCTTCTGTACATGAGTGTAAAAGTTCAGAATCTTCTGTACATGATAGTAAAAGTTCAGAATCTTTTGTACATGATAGTAAAAGTTCAGAATCTTCTGTACACGATAGTGAAAATTCGTATTCATCCTCAAGTAATAATGAACAGGAGCAATCATCAAATAATCAAAACGTTTTTAAGTCAGATGGAGGTTCAAACATTAAAACGTATCATGTTGAAACCATATACAATGATtttaatattcatttattacaTAATTTTATGGATTATAATGGTTATAAAGATACAACAAGAAGAGAGAATTTAGATACTATGTTAAAAGCGTTAGAAAATTTACCAAAGAAGGATGAGTCGTTGAATATATGGACGTATGCACTTAAAGTATCATTAGCAATTATAGAATATGTTTCAAACgaaatattttctttggAAGAAATGATAATAGACGACTTCGGATGGAATAGGGGTGAttttaatgatgataattgtAAATGGTGTGTGGCCTATAACAtgttcaaaatatatttaataacgTTGTTTTTTCTTATGATTTCTAAACGATGGAATTCAAATTTCTCATATAAATAGTTAACTTGTAAGGAATTAATGCTTACAGGCTTCAAAAAATTAGTATATGATTCAATAGATTTTCTTGAAGCATATATTGCTATTGTAGAATATTTCTTTTGGAAAAGTATATTTCCTAATCCTAAAGattcttaaaatatttaatatgcagtacatatatatatatatatatatatattatagagaGAGGGaaaggaatatatacatatatatatttatttttattatattttgttatttaatgatattcgtacaataataaaattattcatatacatatataaaaataaataaattcttATTATTGTTACATATTGGTATCTTTATAATaggaatatttatattcccTATTATCCTACGTATTAAGTATGTCCGTAAGTATTCTTAGTtcgtatttttattatttatataattatatagttTGTAATTTAAATGAGTGTGTTAAAATCGTAGGAATGATAACCAtattaaataacaaaaaaaaaaaaaaaaaaaaaaaaaaaaaaaaaaaaatatatatatacatatatatatatatatatacaaatgtgTGTATGTTATTTCctttcttttcattatcCTTTTTACTGcgttaaaattttttatacatttttacacatcatatttatctttataatttttattctaatatataagtatagaGTTTAAGTTATCCTAGTATGGGAATCTTATACTTATAGCTTGAAACTCATAGATTAATTTCAAAAATAATTACTTCAATagatataacatataataaaatatatatcaatatatttattaagaataaataaatataattattgaacaaattaaaattttcattatatgcATTTAGAAGAATAATTTGAAagtaaaatttaaaaaacagtttaaaattatttatttgaaaaaaaaaaaaataaaaaatgaaataagtatatgaattaataaCCTAAAAATATACTAAAGTATGTAttagaaatatatgaaaataaaaatgaaaataaaaataaaaataaaaaagtatgcaataaatacaaaatatcAAATTAAAGTTAGTATAACCATATTTTTGATTTGTTCTAAGAAAATATGTTTACATATaccattatatttatgtaatatatatatatatatataatatggaatattttatatttttgctATTTGACTGAATATTTGTAAATGAACCTTTTGTAGAGaataacaaaagaaaaaagtaatacatatacatatttcttttatgggaatattatttatttttaatctaTAGAATAATTTGTTgtacttttataaaaaagggaacatacatttatttatttattttttatttattttgttatgtaaaaaaatgtagtttcacatataatttaatataaaaaataaatttattttaagatATAATGTGTcactttataatttttacattatttttaattatgtataaataaaaaatgcattaaaaagaatattattataaaataatattataattttacaaaaaaGCATTAAATTATGTATGcagatatataaaatatattcttatataaacaaaaaataaattaaaacaaaaacaaacttgtatatatatatatatataatgttagaggcaaataataatatttttttgtgtatcTATTCTTTTTCCATAATTATCCTATAAAATAATTCTCGTTATAAagtgaaaaataatataaaaaaagaaatatatatttgtatataaattatatacttttaatattttaaaatactaataaagaaaaatattttttttttttttttttgttttgtgttattttttttgtttttgtataatttttttttttttttttttttttttgtttttttaattaagttgtgttttatttttaatttgtcatatatatgtaatatatatatgaaatatttattttataaagaaaaataaataagaatgaattggtatataatatatatatatatatatatatatatttatagtattgtatatttgtaaaatataaacaattagataataatattgatcgATACAGTGACATAAAAATTTTGTGTTATGCTGTGTATATgtcatattaaaaattaatatgatatatgagaaaatatttatagtttgatattatatccttcattatatatttttatttattttaatataataataagataaactggtacacataatatatatatatatatatatataatatatttatttatttatatatttatgatgaCGCAAAATGATATAGCCATTGATGAGAATAATAAATGCATTTTCCGAAATTCcggtttttataataaagatggtttattaataaaaagttATTCATGGGAAGTTAAGGACAATATAGGTATCATAATATTAGTACATGGGTTAGGTTCTCATATAAGATTTggttttttaaaacaaaatgCAAATATTATAAGTAATGATCATGCGATTTTAATTGatagaaataattattatatttatgaaggTAGCTGGATTGAGAAATTGAATAAAAATTGTTATTCTGTATATGGTTTGGACTTACAAGGACATGGCGAATCTGATGGATATCAGAATTTAAAACTACATATTAATCATTATGATGATTATATACATGATGTTATAGAATACATTGAAAGAGTGTATGAATCAAATATTtcgaaaaatgaaaaaaaaatgtatataacaGATAATggtaatatagaaaaaaatccTATATATTTAGTAGGTTATTCAATGGGAgcaaatataattttaagagccttacaattattaaataaatccaATGATAATCTTATTAGTaagttaaatataaaagCATTTATATCTTTAGCTGGAATGATATCTATTAAGAATATTGGATCCATTGAttcatacaaatataaatatctcTTTTTaccaataataaaaatgttatctTATATATGTCCAAATTATAGATTACGTAAGAAAAAAAGAGGTTTCAAAAGATTTCCATATATTAATGATCTTATGTATTTTGATGAattaagatataaaaaaggtATGACAAATAAACTTGCATATGAAGTAATAAAATCAGTGTAtatcttaaaaaaatatataaatgatataccTAAAAATATtcctatattatttatacattcaAGAGAAGATTCGGTTTGTGCATATGAAGAagttttatcattttttaataatttatataatactaaTAAAGAAATTTATACATTAGAAAATATGGATCATGTCGTGACATTAGAGCCTGGAAATGAAAAAGCTCTAAATAAAATGTTGACttggataaaaaaatatgaatgaaaaaaaaaaaaatatatttatgaagaTAAAGACAAATTCAGATAATTGAAttgtaataattattataaattataatataatatatcttaaAAGTAggaatgtaatatataaataataaaatataaaaaaggaaatagaaaattttgtaggtatttttatatatacacacatatattgatatatatattattattatttatttattttgtttcgATGATGTcacctcttttttttttttttttaaaaaagaagaaatgttattcatatatttttaatttttgaaataaaataaatattagtatatatatttttaaaaattacctttcattttatatataaaagaagatatTTAATTACatgtacttatatatatatatatatcatggaTAT
It encodes the following:
- a CDS encoding lysophospholipase, putative — translated: MMTQNDIAIDENNKCIFRNSGFYNKDGLLIKSYSWEVKDNIGIIILVHGLGSHIRFGFLKQNANIISNDHAILIDRNNYYIYEGSWIEKLNKNCYSVYGLDLQGHGESDGYQNLKLHINHYDDYIHDVIEYIERVYESNISKNEKKMYITDNGNIEKNPIYLVGYSMGANIILRALQLLNKSNDNLISKLNIKAFISLAGMISIKNIGSIDSYKYKYLFLPIIKMLSYICPNYRLRKKKRGFKRFPYINDLMYFDELRYKKGMTNKLAYEVIKSVYILKKYINDIPKNIPILFIHSREDSVCAYEEVLSFFNNLYNTNKEIYTLENMDHVVTLEPGNEKALNKMLTWIKKYE